ATTCTGAAACTGTGATATTTCAGTGCAAAAACCTCAGTATGAGGTAATTTTAATGTATCaaccacttgaaaaaaaatccacacagtGGCACTCTTAAAAATGATAGTTTACATGACAATTGCTGGCTGACAAGACAATGTGGACTAAATGTTCTCAGCTATTTAAACTAATCTTGTCTTGTTTGGACATAATTTTCTCCTTAATCACTTGCTTCTGattcagaaacacagaaagtcaCTTATTGTGGAAAGGGAAAATTCCCACAGCCAACTAATGGTTTAtgtattcaaagaaaattttctgCTAGAATTCTGATAGAAATTAGAATACCGAAAGGTCAAAACCATGTTATGAGCTCACTAGCAGAGGGTTAATGTAGAATTTTTCTATGTAATTCCAGACTAGTAGTGCAGCACACCTCCTTAATGGAAAGGTGAGGACCCTAACATGGCTGGTCTAGACAGAACATAAACTCTGACAAGTGCAAACCCTTTCACCAAGGTGTTTCAGGTCAGGATTGAGTATTGTCCCTTGCTTaaatagaaaattctggaaatgaaacctaaatttaaaaaagagtgaatTCTCACAGTTAGATACACTTAACACCAAGGCCTAAATCAATATGAAAGATATGAACATTCTACTTTGGCAATGGTGTTTATTGTCTTGTACTAATGGATTTAGAATACTTGGGGGATTAGAAATACTTGGGGGACTAGAAAGATTAGAAATCTTTCCCCAAGTGTCTGCTGCCaaatgagcaaaagagagagaggaaaaaaaagatgaattctaAAAAGTTGAAGAAATGCTGGTCATCAGACAAAACTGAACAGAAAATGGCTTTCTGTAACAGATAACAATTTAGCTAGAAAAGAGAGTAAGTGCATCACAAAACAACTAAACCAATCTATCTGTGTCACATTTAACTTGTGAGTCATCAAAGTGCAAGCTACAGCTTTCTACATATCTTTTCTCATTGCAATGGTTTAAAGTCAAcactgaaaagattaaaaaagggaaaatacataGCAAGTTACGCTTCATTTTTCACAATagcactaaagaaaaaaaggtacCTTTCTATGATATCTTAGTGCTAAATGCTAAAGTAACAGTGGTTTCTGCTATGACAGGAGTCACTCTGCATGAAACTTTAAGCTTTCTatataagaataaattttaaaatccagaagtagaaaaaaatagcaaactcTGTAAACCTTTGCATTTTTTCTATGCAAACCAGGTTTTAAGTACTGAGTTCGTGTTAGTATTTCTGATTAGTGTAAGCAATTAGTTTAGGAGTCTGGACTGAAAGGGCCTTTTACTTTGATATTAACTTAAAAGTAATATGGGATCTTCTAGCTCATAGAAAGGAATAGAGCTGGCTTGACTTTCTCCAGAATCTGAGTCATATGGAGCATCAGGGAGCTCTGTGAAACCATATGCTAGTTGTTCATCTTCTATATCTGATCGAACGTAGCACGAAGGGTTAGAATATTCCTCCTCTTCTATACTGTTGAAATCTTGAGGAATATATAACATTCCTGGGTAGTTCCTACTAACCAAGTCACTTGTGGTCTTTAGGGAGATTTTTCTAAATGCCATCAAATGCATATGTGAAAACTTTGAATACTTGAAACGTTTAAAGCCCAGGGACTCTATAGCAATCTTCCAGCTTTTCATCATCATAGCATGACGGTTCTGATGGGAGGAATCAGGTGTGATGATAAGCAATAAACCATTTAACACTAACAGTTCATGGGCTTTCTTGCAGCAAATCCATCGTTGGTAAGGtgatggaaaataagaaagaaggagagagaaaacaaccaCATGGAAAAGTTCTCCAGGAAGAGAATCAATAGGGTTTTTCAGCTGCTTTAAAAAGGCATCTATAGCATCCTGTGCAAGCTGGAGTGGCTGCTGAAGCTGCAAGTTCAGGAAGTCACATTTATATACActctgcagaaagggaaaaaaggactcattaagaatttgaaaatgaCTTCCATCCTATTACACAGATTTTACAACGAACTATTTCACAGCATTTCTACATAATCCAACCTTTACTTTTGAACCTTTCCCTTCTAAATTATTCCACTTGTACAGACACTGAACCTAAACTTTTACTCACAATAATCTTGAAGAGTAATCAAGCCTGGAGAACTTGTATTCatcattaaaaaactaaatatttctgTTGAacaatttgaaatttaatttgcGTAAGAGTTTACAGGAATGATTTATCTAAACTTAATCATATTTACATTCACTTCAACATTTACAGTTATCAAAAACAGGTCAATGTAAAAACTTTAAACAAGAAATACCATGAAATAAAGATGAATCAAGGACATCAAAGaggataataaaagaaaggggCATTATAAGTTGGTAAAAGAAGAACACCAAAAcctttgaaataatgaaaaatgtcattgaaacCATTAGCTaccttaaaagtaattttaatt
This sequence is a window from Prionailurus bengalensis isolate Pbe53 chromosome A2, Fcat_Pben_1.1_paternal_pri, whole genome shotgun sequence. Protein-coding genes within it:
- the BMT2 gene encoding S-adenosylmethionine sensor upstream of mTORC1, which encodes MEPEAGDRSSAGRHRAGPPSTPPPREQERKLEQEKLSGVVKSVHRRLRKKYREVGDFDKIWREHCEDEETLCEYAVAMKNLADNHWAKTCEGEGRIEWCCSVCREYFQNGGKRKALEKDEKRAVLATKTTPALSTHESSKLEGHLTNLSFTNPEFITELLQTSGKIRLLDVGSCFNPFLKFEEFLTVGIDIVPAVESVYKCDFLNLQLQQPLQLAQDAIDAFLKQLKNPIDSLPGELFHVVVFSLLLSYFPSPYQRWICCKKAHELLVLNGLLLIITPDSSHQNRHAMMMKSWKIAIESLGFKRFKYSKFSHMHLMAFRKISLKTTSDLVSRNYPGMLYIPQDFNSIEEEEYSNPSCYVRSDIEDEQLAYGFTELPDAPYDSDSGESQASSIPFYELEDPILLLS